From Thiomicrospira sp. XS5, one genomic window encodes:
- a CDS encoding Na+/H+ antiporter subunit G, with protein sequence MLEYLLAALILIGAFFTLVGSIGLFKLPDFFMRLHGPTKATTLGVGAILLASALYFSLDKDGVSLHEILVTFFLFITAPVSAHLMAKAALHIKIKQIDKTRNRID encoded by the coding sequence ATGTTGGAATATCTTTTAGCCGCGCTGATTCTCATCGGCGCTTTCTTCACGCTGGTAGGCTCCATCGGGCTGTTCAAACTGCCGGATTTCTTCATGCGTCTGCATGGACCGACCAAAGCCACCACTTTGGGCGTGGGCGCGATTTTATTGGCCTCGGCGCTGTATTTCAGCCTGGATAAGGACGGCGTAAGCCTGCACGAAATTCTGGTGACCTTCTTTTTGTTCATCACCGCGCCGGTCAGCGCGCATTTGATGGCCAAAGCGGCTTTACACATCAAAATCAAACAGATCGACAAAACCCGAAACCGTATCGATTGA
- a CDS encoding efflux RND transporter permease subunit produces the protein MNIAEYAIRKRTVTLILTLFVIVGGLFSYENMGRLEDPEFTIKEAVIITFYPGASAQQVAEEVSDKLETKIQELGEVKEIRSLNKRGSSVITVQMKDKYGKQDLPLIWQKLRSKVNDITPSLPPGVSKPIVKDDYGDVYGILFAITGDGFSYAEIKEYAKLLRKELLLVPDVAKVEMTGVQDETIYIQLDRSQMVSLGIGIDEIVDNLHNKNTILSAGAVKVGPEYITLNPTGKVDAIEDIKNLVIGSHASGSDGRTNLIYLKDIANIYRGYEDPPSEMIRYNGFPAIVLGISTVQGGNVVKMGEAIEARLAEIETQIPVGIELNAISMQSDRVTESINAFIINLIEAVLIVVAVLVIFMGFRSALIIGTALFVTVMATFILMKTQGILLERISLGALIIALGMLVDNAIVIIDGMLVRIQKGIERIQAAREVVKQNLWPLLGATSVAILAFGAIGLSQDSTGEYTRSLFYVILYSLLLSWLVAITVVPLLGVMFIKVSEQQGDPFASRFYRGLKSVLIVLLKHRWVTVVVMLGLLYSSFLAFAQLKDSFFPSSTRDQFMFHMYFPEGTDIRVVSEVSHEFEQVLLKDDEIKDVSTFVGSGAPRFLLTYSPEKDPSAYAYMVITVKDYQTIPALMKKYYDYAEAHYPSVLPRPEAFALGPTKPAVEAVIYGENADTLRHIGHQIEDIMRENGATAIRSEWRERVKEVIPVFDEVRARELGVSREDFNQTLDITFKGLAVGHYREKDEMIPMVIRSDEKDRSDIDQLNNIQVWSSGARKYVPINQVVKDIKVEFVDAASHRKNRKRIYKVMCDPAIGALKSSIFKKVREPIEALPLPDGYHLEWEGEFKSSNDARAGLMASIPMFLILMILIVIALFNSIREPLIIWLTVPLALVGVGFGLYIADQPFDFMALLGFLSLSGMLIKNSIVLIDEINLELSQGFEKFDAIIHSVLSRTRPVSMGALTTVLGMIPLLSDAFFVAMAVAIMAGLAFATILTLLFVPVLYAIFHGVKVPENVK, from the coding sequence ATGAATATCGCGGAATACGCCATTCGAAAAAGAACCGTCACCCTGATTTTGACGCTTTTTGTGATTGTCGGCGGTTTATTTTCCTACGAAAACATGGGCCGTTTGGAAGACCCGGAATTCACCATCAAAGAAGCGGTGATCATCACTTTCTATCCTGGCGCGTCGGCTCAACAAGTTGCGGAAGAAGTCTCCGATAAACTGGAAACCAAAATTCAGGAACTGGGCGAAGTCAAAGAAATCCGCTCGCTCAATAAACGCGGTTCCTCGGTGATTACGGTTCAGATGAAAGATAAATACGGTAAACAGGACTTACCGTTAATCTGGCAGAAATTACGTTCCAAAGTGAACGATATCACGCCGAGTTTACCGCCCGGGGTGTCGAAACCCATCGTCAAAGATGATTACGGGGATGTTTACGGTATTTTATTCGCCATTACCGGGGACGGCTTCTCTTACGCGGAAATTAAGGAATACGCCAAACTGTTGCGTAAGGAACTGTTGCTGGTGCCGGACGTCGCCAAAGTGGAAATGACCGGCGTTCAGGATGAAACCATTTACATCCAACTGGATCGCAGTCAAATGGTGTCGTTGGGAATCGGCATCGATGAAATCGTTGATAATCTGCACAACAAAAACACCATTTTGTCGGCCGGGGCGGTAAAGGTCGGTCCGGAATACATCACCTTGAACCCCACCGGTAAAGTCGATGCCATTGAAGACATTAAAAACCTGGTCATCGGTTCTCATGCCAGTGGTTCGGACGGTCGAACCAATCTGATTTACCTCAAAGATATCGCCAATATTTACCGCGGTTATGAGGATCCGCCGAGCGAGATGATTCGCTATAACGGCTTTCCGGCGATTGTTTTAGGGATTTCGACGGTGCAGGGCGGTAATGTCGTCAAGATGGGCGAAGCCATTGAAGCACGCCTGGCGGAAATCGAAACTCAGATTCCGGTCGGTATCGAATTGAACGCCATTTCCATGCAATCCGACAGAGTGACCGAATCCATCAATGCGTTCATTATCAACCTGATTGAAGCGGTCTTGATCGTGGTGGCGGTGCTGGTGATTTTCATGGGCTTCCGCAGCGCTTTGATTATCGGAACGGCCTTGTTCGTGACGGTGATGGCCACTTTTATTCTGATGAAAACTCAGGGCATTCTGCTGGAACGGATTTCTTTGGGGGCGTTGATCATCGCTTTGGGGATGTTGGTCGATAACGCCATCGTCATCATCGACGGTATGTTGGTACGAATTCAAAAAGGCATAGAACGGATTCAAGCGGCGCGGGAAGTGGTCAAACAAAATCTTTGGCCGTTATTGGGTGCCACCTCGGTGGCGATTCTGGCGTTCGGGGCCATCGGCCTGTCTCAAGACAGCACGGGGGAATACACCCGTTCGTTGTTTTACGTGATTCTGTATTCGTTATTGTTGAGCTGGTTGGTGGCGATTACCGTGGTGCCGTTATTGGGTGTGATGTTCATCAAAGTCTCGGAACAGCAAGGTGACCCTTTCGCGAGCCGCTTTTATCGCGGTTTGAAATCGGTGCTGATCGTCCTTCTCAAACATCGTTGGGTCACAGTGGTGGTGATGCTGGGGCTGCTTTACAGTTCCTTCCTGGCGTTTGCGCAACTCAAGGACAGTTTTTTCCCGTCTTCCACTCGAGATCAGTTCATGTTCCACATGTATTTTCCGGAAGGAACCGATATCCGTGTGGTCAGTGAAGTCAGTCATGAATTCGAACAAGTCTTGCTGAAAGACGACGAAATTAAAGATGTGTCCACCTTCGTCGGCAGTGGCGCGCCGAGATTTCTATTGACCTATTCGCCGGAAAAAGACCCGTCCGCCTACGCTTACATGGTCATCACCGTCAAAGATTACCAGACCATTCCGGCGTTGATGAAAAAATATTACGACTATGCCGAAGCGCATTATCCGTCGGTTTTGCCGCGGCCGGAAGCTTTCGCGCTCGGGCCGACCAAGCCGGCGGTGGAAGCGGTGATTTACGGTGAAAATGCCGATACGCTTCGCCACATTGGCCATCAAATCGAAGACATCATGCGTGAAAACGGCGCCACCGCCATCCGTTCCGAATGGCGTGAACGCGTTAAGGAAGTCATTCCGGTGTTTGACGAAGTGCGTGCCCGTGAACTGGGTGTGAGCCGCGAGGATTTCAATCAGACGCTCGACATCACGTTTAAAGGTTTAGCCGTGGGTCATTATCGTGAAAAGGATGAAATGATCCCTATGGTCATCAGAAGCGACGAGAAAGACCGTTCTGATATCGATCAGCTGAACAATATTCAGGTTTGGAGCAGTGGGGCGCGCAAATACGTGCCGATCAATCAGGTGGTCAAAGACATCAAAGTCGAATTTGTGGACGCCGCTTCGCATCGAAAAAACCGAAAACGGATTTATAAAGTGATGTGCGATCCGGCCATCGGCGCTCTGAAAAGTTCCATTTTCAAAAAAGTGCGCGAACCGATTGAAGCGCTGCCGTTGCCGGACGGGTATCATCTGGAATGGGAAGGTGAGTTCAAGTCCTCGAACGATGCACGAGCCGGTCTGATGGCGTCGATTCCGATGTTCCTGATATTGATGATTTTGATTGTCATCGCCTTGTTCAACTCGATTCGCGAACCGTTGATTATCTGGTTGACGGTGCCTTTGGCGTTGGTCGGGGTCGGGTTTGGTTTGTATATCGCCGACCAGCCTTTCGATTTCATGGCCCTGCTGGGTTTCCTCAGTCTGTCGGGGATGTTGATCAAAAACTCGATTGTTCTGATTGATGAAATCAATTTGGAACTGTCGCAAGGGTTTGAAAAATTCGACGCCATCATCCATTCGGTTTTGTCGAGAACCCGTCCGGTGAGTATGGGCGCTTTGACGACGGTGCTGGGGATGATTCCGCTGCTGTCGGATGCGTTTTTCGTCGCCATGGCGGTGGCGATCATGGCCGGTTTGGCATTTGCGACCATTCTGACGTTATTGTTCGTACCGGTACTCTATGCGATTTTCCACGGCGTCAAAGTGCCGGAAAATGTTAAATAA
- a CDS encoding Na+/H+ antiporter subunit E: MRLKTLLPHPVLSLFLWLIWLLLNNNFSAGHMVLGLVLALVIPMITAVFWQEKVCLSRPWTQLRFFGIVLWDILVANVAVAKLILGPKDHLQPGFITIDLDIQHPLGISFLANTISLTPGTVSCDLSEDRKQLLVHALHVEDPTETIQEIKQRYERPLMEIFESC; encoded by the coding sequence ATGCGATTGAAAACACTATTGCCCCATCCGGTATTGAGCCTGTTCTTATGGCTGATCTGGCTACTATTAAACAATAATTTCAGCGCCGGACACATGGTACTCGGCTTGGTTCTAGCCTTGGTCATTCCAATGATCACGGCGGTTTTCTGGCAGGAAAAAGTCTGTTTGAGCCGCCCCTGGACCCAATTGAGGTTTTTCGGCATTGTACTGTGGGACATTTTGGTGGCCAACGTGGCGGTCGCCAAACTGATTCTGGGGCCGAAAGACCATTTGCAACCGGGGTTCATCACCATCGATCTGGACATCCAACATCCACTTGGGATCAGTTTTCTGGCCAATACCATTTCTCTGACGCCGGGCACGGTTTCCTGCGATTTGTCGGAAGACCGCAAGCAATTGCTGGTACACGCGCTGCATGTCGAAGACCCGACCGAAACCATTCAGGAAATCAAACAACGCTATGAGCGACCGTTAATGGAGATTTTTGAGTCATGTTAG
- a CDS encoding hydrogen peroxide-inducible genes activator: MTLNELKYLVELAKEKHFRKASENCFVSQPTLSIAIKKLEDELNVTLFERRKNDVLITPIGQQVVDLAEEIIQKTKTIKQITQDEQSQTTELKLGAIYTIGPYLLPHLISEFHQKAQNIRLSIEENYTHELAKKLHSGELDIIIVSLPFSEPNTEVFPLYEENFVVAMPKDHPLAKRDKIALEEVHNETVLLLGAGHCFRDQVVEAYPSLMHLNYQSNPLQKTLEGSSLETIRYMVASGAGITVLPCTACQKQDDLLVYKPLKDPVAKREVVMAWRKSFPRHKVLQTFKETLHGIELPCTLKPDLKEEETP, translated from the coding sequence ATGACATTAAACGAACTTAAATATTTGGTGGAATTGGCTAAAGAAAAACATTTTCGAAAAGCATCGGAAAATTGTTTTGTCAGTCAGCCAACCTTGAGTATCGCCATTAAAAAACTCGAGGATGAATTGAATGTGACTTTGTTTGAAAGACGTAAAAACGATGTCTTGATTACCCCAATCGGTCAACAAGTGGTCGATTTGGCGGAAGAAATCATTCAAAAAACCAAAACCATCAAACAAATTACCCAGGATGAACAGTCTCAAACCACCGAATTAAAGTTGGGTGCGATTTATACTATTGGGCCCTATCTGTTACCGCATTTGATTTCAGAGTTTCATCAGAAGGCCCAAAACATCCGTTTATCCATTGAAGAAAACTATACGCACGAGCTGGCGAAAAAATTGCACAGCGGTGAATTGGACATCATTATTGTTTCGTTACCCTTTTCGGAACCGAATACCGAAGTCTTCCCGCTTTATGAAGAAAATTTCGTGGTGGCCATGCCGAAAGATCATCCTTTGGCCAAAAGGGATAAAATTGCTTTGGAAGAAGTGCATAACGAAACGGTTTTATTGTTGGGGGCCGGTCATTGTTTTCGTGATCAGGTCGTGGAAGCCTATCCCAGCTTGATGCATTTGAATTATCAAAGTAATCCATTACAAAAAACCCTGGAAGGCAGTTCATTGGAAACCATTCGTTATATGGTCGCCTCAGGGGCCGGTATTACCGTTCTGCCCTGTACCGCCTGCCAGAAACAGGACGATTTGCTGGTGTATAAGCCGCTTAAGGACCCAGTCGCGAAACGGGAAGTGGTCATGGCCTGGCGAAAAAGCTTTCCAAGGCATAAAGTGTTACAAACCTTTAAAGAAACGCTGCACGGCATTGAGTTACCCTGTACCCTAAAACCGGATTTGAAAGAAGAAGAAACACCGTGA
- a CDS encoding VacJ family lipoprotein, whose product MIRLKSALFAVCLSLMAVTTQADDDILKDYDFPTRPAMNSQDPYEDYNRAVYQFNMAFNDAVGEPVAGAYNRYVPTPARTGISNFFRNLKEPLNTVNAFFQGNVEAGLTSFMRLAINTTFGLFGILDVATPAGLTYEKEDLGQTLYKWGVWSEASFFMVPFIGPYTTRELVGGSIDAVYNPTYPYLIETDDVGRIMLFLGEKFVDYTQVITLMGEIRSQPDPYIFMRESYMQYRMHLIYNGNPPMPELDDFNFE is encoded by the coding sequence GTGATTCGATTAAAAAGCGCCCTATTTGCTGTCTGTTTAAGTTTGATGGCGGTAACCACTCAAGCCGATGACGATATTCTCAAAGATTATGATTTCCCCACTCGTCCGGCAATGAATTCGCAAGATCCGTATGAAGACTATAACCGGGCGGTCTATCAATTCAATATGGCCTTTAACGATGCCGTTGGGGAACCGGTGGCCGGCGCCTATAATCGGTATGTACCGACCCCGGCCCGAACCGGTATCAGCAACTTCTTTCGAAATTTGAAAGAGCCTTTAAATACCGTTAATGCATTTTTTCAAGGCAATGTCGAAGCCGGGTTGACCAGTTTCATGCGCTTGGCAATCAACACCACCTTTGGTTTATTTGGGATATTGGATGTCGCAACGCCGGCCGGACTGACGTACGAAAAAGAAGATTTGGGGCAAACTCTGTATAAATGGGGCGTCTGGTCGGAAGCGTCTTTCTTCATGGTGCCGTTTATCGGGCCTTATACCACGCGGGAATTGGTCGGTGGCAGTATCGATGCGGTTTATAACCCGACCTATCCGTATTTGATCGAAACCGATGATGTCGGTCGTATCATGCTTTTCTTAGGTGAGAAATTTGTCGATTACACCCAAGTGATCACTTTAATGGGTGAAATCCGTTCTCAACCGGACCCGTATATTTTCATGCGCGAGAGTTATATGCAATATCGTATGCATTTGATTTATAACGGCAATCCGCCAATGCCAGAATTGGACGATTTCAACTTTGAATAG
- a CDS encoding Na+/H+ antiporter subunit C yields the protein MEILVALVIGVLTASGVFLTLRARTFPVVLGITLLSYAVNVFLFTMGRLTIGLPAVIDPAQGGYTDPLPQALVLTAIVIAFGMTAFLIVLSLKARAELGNDHVDGLHLAPDEDSLENTVPPKLHKNGSDSPSQEDGTP from the coding sequence ATGGAAATTCTCGTGGCTTTGGTCATTGGTGTTTTGACCGCCAGCGGCGTCTTTTTGACCCTCCGCGCCCGGACCTTTCCGGTGGTATTGGGCATCACTTTGCTGTCTTATGCGGTGAATGTCTTCCTGTTCACCATGGGCCGTTTGACCATCGGTTTACCGGCCGTCATCGACCCGGCACAAGGCGGTTATACCGACCCGTTACCGCAAGCGTTGGTGCTGACCGCGATCGTTATCGCCTTCGGGATGACCGCCTTTTTGATTGTTTTATCCCTAAAAGCCCGCGCCGAATTGGGCAACGACCATGTCGACGGTCTGCATTTGGCGCCGGACGAAGATTCTCTGGAAAATACCGTGCCACCGAAACTGCATAAAAACGGTTCCGATTCCCCTAGCCAAGAGGACGGAACGCCATGA
- a CDS encoding K+/H+ antiporter subunit F yields the protein MLETVLEIAFVMVSLALVLSFYRLLKGPDIPDRILALDTLYINSIALLILFGLYLGSPLYFEAALLIAVMGFVGTVALSKYLLRGDIME from the coding sequence ATGTTAGAAACCGTTTTGGAAATCGCTTTCGTCATGGTGAGTCTGGCGTTGGTGTTGAGTTTTTACCGATTATTGAAAGGGCCGGACATTCCCGACCGCATTCTGGCGTTGGACACGCTGTACATCAATTCCATCGCTTTATTGATTCTGTTCGGATTGTATCTGGGCAGTCCGCTGTATTTCGAAGCGGCGCTCTTGATTGCGGTGATGGGATTCGTCGGCACCGTGGCCTTAAGCAAATACCTGCTTCGCGGCGACATCATGGAATAA
- a CDS encoding efflux RND transporter periplasmic adaptor subunit — translation MKRLLMLCLLPGLVLLAGCESHQPGSETENSIRPVKYTIVSEPTLLTQREFPGVLQAKDRVDLSFQVSGKLKKLPIKEGQTIQKDDLIGQLDQRDYQAKYDSAVADFENARADYNRAKKLIQKEFISQSDFDKLRAKRDMTDANVRLAKKALEDTVLKAPFTGTIAKQYVRNFTDVQAKEPIASLQNNDELEIVVSVPEYLMVMNDEDKRQGGFDLKAVFQNIPKESFDLKVNEFATEADSSTRTYKVTLGILDKKGYNLYPGMTANVYISGKAGKKVNLVPVNAVFADPDGKRVSLVWKIDSDNRVHQHPVEIGQLKGDQIEILSGLETDDKIVTAGVHHLVENQPVKLLPASQTP, via the coding sequence ATGAAACGTTTACTGATGTTATGTTTATTGCCAGGCCTGGTGCTTTTGGCAGGATGTGAATCTCACCAACCGGGTTCGGAAACGGAAAACAGCATCAGGCCGGTGAAATACACCATTGTTTCTGAGCCCACCCTATTGACGCAGCGCGAATTTCCCGGGGTATTGCAAGCCAAAGACCGGGTCGATCTGTCTTTTCAGGTGTCGGGAAAACTCAAAAAACTGCCGATTAAAGAAGGTCAAACCATCCAAAAAGACGATTTGATCGGTCAATTGGATCAACGCGATTATCAAGCCAAATACGATTCGGCGGTGGCCGATTTTGAAAACGCCCGAGCCGACTATAATCGGGCGAAAAAACTCATCCAAAAAGAATTTATTTCGCAATCGGATTTTGACAAACTCCGCGCCAAAAGAGACATGACCGACGCTAATGTGCGTCTGGCCAAAAAAGCCCTTGAAGACACCGTTTTAAAAGCGCCTTTTACCGGGACCATCGCCAAGCAATATGTCCGGAATTTCACCGATGTTCAGGCCAAGGAACCCATCGCCAGTTTGCAGAATAACGATGAATTGGAAATTGTGGTTTCGGTTCCGGAATATCTGATGGTGATGAATGATGAAGACAAGCGTCAGGGCGGTTTTGACCTTAAAGCGGTGTTTCAGAATATTCCCAAAGAAAGCTTCGATTTGAAAGTGAATGAATTCGCCACCGAAGCCGATTCCTCCACCCGAACCTACAAAGTGACCTTAGGCATTCTGGATAAAAAAGGTTACAACCTCTATCCGGGGATGACCGCCAATGTCTATATTTCCGGAAAAGCGGGTAAAAAAGTCAATCTGGTTCCGGTCAATGCCGTGTTCGCCGATCCGGATGGCAAGCGGGTTTCTCTGGTCTGGAAAATCGATTCGGACAATAGGGTGCATCAGCATCCGGTTGAAATCGGTCAATTGAAAGGTGACCAAATCGAAATCCTCAGCGGTTTGGAAACCGATGACAAAATCGTCACCGCGGGCGTGCATCACCTGGTTGAAAATCAGCCGGTGAAATTGCTTCCGGCTTCTCAAACCCCTTGA
- a CDS encoding monovalent cation/H+ antiporter subunit D: protein MMPLTIYPLLLPLIGGVLLLLARFGGLKLQRALSFLLTSGLVFIAVLLLQTAMDNSPQVYALGNWVAPYGIVLVLDQLSALMVLMTSVLAIGALWYAMSTGMDAKGSHFHVLFQIQLFGLNGAFMTGDVFNLFVFFEVLLLASYGLMLHGSGRLRTKAGLQYVVINLIGSTLFLFAVGALYGILGTLNIADMAVKVSQLPESEHAVVAAAGLLLLLVFGIKAAIFPLYLWLPQAYANASAPVAALFAIMTKVGLYAIIRVHGTVFGETAQDLAFYYIPWILGFGLVTMLLAALGVMASRGLREQVAYLVLTSVATLLIGIGLNTEAGLSATLYYLIHSTLMAGGFFLLADMIARGRGHFDDRFDSGPVMHRAVLLGGTFMFVAVAMTGVPPLSGFFGKVLILSAALTSDWFGWILATVLVSGLLMIIALARSGSLLFYHTQPHIESDGERCNRNAYVAVAFLLAVSPLLVIFATPVTALTDSIAQQLQQPMLYIETVLGTPAVTG from the coding sequence ATGATGCCTTTAACGATTTATCCGCTGCTGTTGCCGTTGATTGGCGGCGTACTGCTTTTGTTGGCGCGTTTCGGCGGCCTCAAATTGCAACGCGCCTTAAGCTTCCTGTTGACGTCAGGCCTGGTGTTTATTGCAGTTTTGTTGTTGCAAACCGCCATGGACAACTCACCTCAAGTCTATGCTTTAGGAAACTGGGTAGCGCCTTATGGCATCGTGCTGGTGCTGGATCAATTGTCCGCCCTGATGGTGTTGATGACGTCGGTTCTCGCCATCGGCGCTCTTTGGTATGCGATGAGCACGGGGATGGATGCCAAAGGGTCGCATTTCCATGTGTTGTTCCAGATTCAGTTGTTCGGTCTGAACGGCGCTTTCATGACCGGCGACGTCTTCAACCTGTTCGTCTTCTTTGAAGTCTTGTTATTGGCTTCCTATGGATTGATGTTGCACGGCAGCGGCCGTCTCCGCACCAAAGCCGGCTTGCAGTATGTGGTCATCAATCTGATCGGTTCCACTTTATTCCTGTTCGCGGTCGGCGCGCTTTACGGCATTCTCGGCACTTTGAATATTGCCGATATGGCGGTGAAAGTGTCACAATTACCGGAAAGCGAACACGCGGTAGTCGCCGCCGCCGGTTTATTGCTGTTATTGGTTTTCGGCATCAAAGCGGCGATTTTCCCGTTGTATCTGTGGTTGCCGCAGGCTTACGCCAATGCCTCGGCGCCGGTCGCCGCCCTTTTTGCGATTATGACCAAGGTCGGGCTTTATGCGATTATCCGCGTGCACGGTACCGTTTTCGGGGAAACCGCACAGGATTTGGCTTTCTACTACATTCCTTGGATATTGGGCTTCGGACTGGTCACCATGCTGCTCGCCGCCCTAGGCGTCATGGCCTCCCGCGGTTTGCGCGAACAAGTGGCTTATCTGGTGTTGACTTCGGTGGCGACATTATTGATCGGGATCGGTTTAAACACCGAAGCCGGACTTTCCGCGACCTTGTATTACCTGATTCATTCCACCCTGATGGCCGGAGGTTTCTTCTTGCTGGCGGATATGATTGCCCGTGGGCGTGGCCACTTCGATGACCGTTTCGATTCCGGCCCGGTGATGCACCGCGCGGTCTTGCTGGGCGGTACTTTCATGTTCGTCGCCGTCGCCATGACCGGGGTGCCACCGTTATCCGGCTTCTTCGGGAAAGTCTTGATTCTGTCGGCGGCCCTGACATCCGATTGGTTCGGGTGGATTCTGGCCACGGTACTGGTTTCCGGTTTACTGATGATCATCGCCTTGGCGCGCTCCGGTTCCCTGCTGTTCTATCACACCCAACCGCACATTGAATCGGATGGCGAACGCTGTAACCGCAACGCTTATGTCGCAGTCGCATTTTTATTGGCCGTCAGTCCGCTGTTGGTGATTTTCGCCACGCCGGTAACGGCTTTGACCGACTCGATCGCCCAGCAGTTGCAGCAGCCGATGCTGTATATCGAAACGGTGCTCGGCACCCCAGCGGTGACAGGATAG